Proteins encoded within one genomic window of Rossellomorea vietnamensis:
- a CDS encoding glutamate-5-semialdehyde dehydrogenase yields MTLTVEKTDVKKQAILAKKASKTLSMLTTEQKNKALHILADHLETNYGSILEQNEKDLDRGREKGFEAAFMDRLSLSKERVEDFANGLRQVADLEDPTGKVVSDWALENQLQVQKVTVPLGVIGMIYEARPNVTVDATGLALKSGNAIILKGGSNAITSNKAIVDVMHEALEKTDIPKDAVQFINTTDREATSELFTMKEHIDVLIPRGGGALINAVVNNATVPVLETGVGNCHIYIDKEAELEKALNIIINAKTDRPAVCNAAETVILHEKWFDEHKDAFVEKLKEHHVSIHGDEKVVEVIKDAKLAGEEDWANEYLSLDIAVKVVSSLNEAVDHIEQYGTKHSEAIVTENNETAKKFMMLVDAAALYHNASTRFTDGGALGFGAEIGISTQKLHARGPMGLPALTTVKYMMHGTGQIR; encoded by the coding sequence ATGACTTTAACTGTAGAAAAAACCGATGTAAAAAAACAGGCGATATTGGCTAAAAAAGCTTCTAAAACCTTAAGCATGCTGACAACGGAACAAAAAAATAAAGCCCTTCATATTCTTGCCGACCATTTAGAGACAAACTACGGGTCCATTCTAGAACAGAATGAAAAAGACCTTGATAGAGGCAGGGAAAAAGGATTTGAAGCAGCCTTTATGGATCGCTTATCTCTCTCTAAAGAACGGGTTGAAGACTTTGCAAACGGTCTTCGCCAAGTGGCTGACCTGGAAGATCCGACTGGTAAAGTAGTTTCTGATTGGGCCCTGGAAAATCAGCTGCAAGTTCAAAAAGTGACCGTTCCGCTCGGTGTCATCGGAATGATTTATGAAGCCCGCCCGAACGTGACGGTGGACGCTACAGGTCTTGCATTAAAATCAGGTAATGCCATCATCCTGAAAGGTGGATCGAATGCCATAACGTCGAATAAAGCCATTGTGGACGTTATGCATGAGGCGTTGGAAAAAACAGATATTCCAAAAGATGCCGTACAATTCATCAACACAACAGATCGTGAGGCAACAAGTGAATTATTTACGATGAAAGAACATATTGATGTGCTGATTCCCCGTGGTGGTGGCGCATTGATCAACGCTGTCGTCAATAACGCAACGGTTCCTGTCCTCGAGACAGGTGTAGGGAATTGTCATATTTACATCGACAAGGAAGCTGAACTGGAAAAAGCATTGAACATCATCATAAATGCCAAAACGGACCGTCCGGCGGTTTGTAATGCGGCTGAAACCGTCATTCTCCATGAGAAATGGTTTGATGAACACAAGGATGCCTTTGTTGAAAAACTGAAAGAGCATCATGTTTCCATTCATGGGGACGAAAAAGTGGTTGAAGTGATCAAAGATGCTAAACTTGCAGGTGAAGAAGATTGGGCAAACGAATATTTAAGTCTTGATATTGCCGTGAAAGTGGTGTCTTCACTTAATGAAGCCGTGGATCATATTGAACAATACGGTACCAAACATTCAGAAGCGATTGTGACCGAAAACAATGAAACGGCGAAAAAGTTCATGATGCTGGTTGATGCTGCTGCTTTATATCATAATGCATCCACACGCTTCACAGATGGAGGAGCATTAGGATTCGGTGCTGAAATTGGCATTTCAACCCAGAAGCTGCATGCAAGAGGTCCGATGGGTCTTCCGGCGCTAACCACAGTGAAGTATATGATGCATGGAACCGGACAAATTCGATAA
- a CDS encoding D-glycero-alpha-D-manno-heptose-1,7-bisphosphate 7-phosphatase: protein MNKAVFLDRDGVINEVKTNRVGFVNRPDQFYFLKGVPEAIKALSESGFLLFVVTNQGGVGLGYLSHDELDSIHDYMVHEITQAGGFIQEVSCCTHKPHAGCSCRKPEPGMLLELAEKYRIDLAGSFMIGDRDVDIEAGNKAGCTTILLNDNPSPTYNADYIFPDLWSASTFLLNTKGS, encoded by the coding sequence ATGAATAAAGCTGTTTTTCTTGACCGTGATGGGGTAATTAACGAGGTAAAAACCAATAGAGTCGGCTTTGTGAACCGGCCTGATCAATTTTATTTCCTGAAAGGAGTCCCCGAGGCCATAAAGGCTTTATCTGAATCCGGATTCCTTCTTTTTGTCGTTACAAATCAAGGTGGTGTTGGATTAGGCTATCTTTCCCATGATGAGCTGGACTCCATCCATGATTATATGGTACATGAAATCACACAAGCAGGCGGTTTCATTCAGGAGGTTTCCTGCTGCACTCACAAACCCCATGCGGGTTGTTCATGCAGAAAGCCCGAACCCGGAATGCTTCTTGAACTGGCAGAAAAATACAGGATTGACCTTGCTGGATCATTCATGATCGGGGATCGTGATGTAGACATTGAAGCTGGCAACAAAGCTGGATGCACCACGATTTTACTGAATGACAACCCTTCCCCAACGTATAACGCTGATTACATATTTCCTGATTTATGGAGCGCTTCGACATTCCTCCTCAACACGAAGGGATCTTAA
- the proC gene encoding pyrroline-5-carboxylate reductase, translating to MLNNKTIAFLGAGNMAEAMISGTVQSGKIPAEQIIVSNRSNYGRLQEMKAKYDITAITKDDLPFDEIDILILAMKPKDIDKALDSINHLVRNDTVIMSVLAGITTSHMEEQLPGGQPVIRVMPNTSSMLKESATAISAGRFTSREDMQNAEELLSSIGEVFVIEESQMDIFTGIAGSGPAYFYYLMEHIEKTGAEAGLDPKLARKIGAQTIFGAAKMMLEREESPTQLRENVTSPNGTTAAGLDALAQFGGGKAISEAVKGAEKRSKEISSSLQSKELVTS from the coding sequence TTGTTAAATAATAAAACGATAGCATTTCTTGGTGCAGGTAATATGGCTGAAGCAATGATTTCTGGGACAGTACAGAGTGGCAAGATTCCAGCTGAGCAAATCATTGTTTCCAATCGAAGCAATTACGGAAGACTTCAAGAAATGAAAGCTAAATATGATATCACTGCAATAACGAAAGACGATCTGCCCTTTGATGAAATAGATATCCTCATTCTTGCCATGAAACCAAAGGATATCGATAAGGCATTAGATTCCATCAATCATCTTGTCAGGAACGATACGGTGATCATGTCGGTACTGGCAGGGATTACGACTTCTCATATGGAAGAACAGTTACCTGGAGGTCAGCCTGTCATCCGTGTCATGCCAAATACGTCAAGTATGCTGAAGGAATCTGCAACGGCTATCAGTGCCGGAAGGTTCACTTCAAGAGAAGATATGCAGAACGCAGAAGAGTTATTATCAAGCATCGGAGAAGTATTCGTCATCGAAGAAAGCCAGATGGACATTTTCACTGGAATTGCCGGGAGCGGTCCAGCTTACTTCTACTATTTAATGGAACATATCGAAAAGACGGGTGCTGAAGCAGGGTTAGACCCAAAATTGGCTCGTAAAATCGGAGCTCAAACCATTTTCGGAGCAGCCAAAATGATGCTGGAGCGAGAAGAATCACCTACTCAACTTAGAGAAAATGTAACATCCCCAAACGGTACTACGGCTGCAGGACTTGATGCATTAGCTCAGTTCGGTGGAGGTAAAGCCATCTCAGAAGCTGTTAAAGGAGCAGAAAAGCGTTCGAAAGAAATCAGCTCATCCTTACAGTCCAAAGAATTAGTCACAAGCTAA
- a CDS encoding MMPL family transporter codes for MRECDEMDLLGKGITRRYKWIIVLWVMIAGIFAYFATDLPTILGGDGFRTDGQFEKVNDELTDSFDFPESSILLLMEKQDAQSAEGFQASMKKTIESIENLGVTSSIQSPLQDENLVKDDVAYAVLSFDESDITNETKKIKALIKENPGQSLTGASIISSDINKASQDDLKRAELIGLPFALLVLLFAFGSVVASLVPIIIGVVTVVTAFGILALIGGSMELSVFLLNVVPMIGLALSIDFSLLFINRYREELATRSIPEAIHITIQTAGKSIIFSALCVFIGLGAMMLIEIDIFQTIAIGGMVVVMLAVVSALSLLPSVLLLLGQSINKWTLIKQKRNDNGKWRVFAGFIMKRPVVLALLALIVLVIGILPVRSMNLAIPDTEALPATFESRQAMDTIQEEFKTDEGSTVYVIAKRENGWKTKEGLEDLNELLSEFNQESAVASVDSIFKATNIESPEKLFGAIQQPESKEKTDPALNRFIQGDKALIPVHLSLDSSSSAAQELVNEWSQKEWSHLLQFGGQVKFNQEIFDEIYEKVGLCLLIILGSTYLILMIAFRSIIIPLKAILMNIISLTSTFGILVWIFQGGHFGIPESDIALVLPVLVFSLVFGLSMDYEVFLISRIHEIYQETGDNTRSTIEGLTSTSKIITSAALIMIVITGAFAFTGVMPVKQIGVGIAIAIFIDATIVRMILVPSLMKLLGDWNWWMPFMKKEKQIVKAHKAS; via the coding sequence ATGAGGGAGTGTGATGAGATGGACCTGCTCGGTAAAGGGATCACCCGACGGTATAAATGGATCATTGTACTTTGGGTGATGATAGCGGGGATATTCGCTTATTTTGCAACAGACTTACCCACCATACTAGGCGGTGACGGATTTAGGACAGACGGACAGTTTGAAAAAGTGAACGATGAATTGACCGATTCGTTTGATTTTCCCGAATCATCGATTTTGCTTCTTATGGAAAAGCAGGATGCCCAATCTGCAGAAGGGTTCCAGGCATCCATGAAGAAAACGATTGAGAGCATAGAAAACCTGGGTGTCACCTCTTCTATACAATCACCGTTACAAGATGAAAACCTGGTGAAAGACGACGTGGCTTACGCCGTTTTATCTTTCGATGAGTCTGATATCACCAACGAAACAAAAAAAATTAAAGCACTAATAAAAGAAAATCCAGGTCAATCATTGACCGGGGCTTCCATTATTAGTTCAGATATTAATAAGGCCAGTCAGGATGATCTGAAACGGGCCGAATTGATAGGATTACCTTTCGCTCTCCTTGTCCTGTTATTTGCATTCGGTTCGGTTGTTGCTTCGCTTGTTCCCATCATCATTGGAGTGGTGACGGTCGTGACGGCATTCGGAATTCTCGCTCTGATTGGCGGCAGCATGGAATTATCGGTTTTCCTGCTGAATGTAGTCCCAATGATTGGTCTTGCCCTGAGTATTGACTTCTCTCTCTTGTTCATTAACCGCTACCGTGAAGAACTGGCAACGAGATCCATACCGGAAGCGATCCATATCACTATTCAAACGGCAGGAAAATCGATCATTTTCTCTGCATTATGTGTTTTCATCGGTTTAGGGGCGATGATGCTTATTGAAATCGATATATTCCAGACGATTGCCATCGGAGGCATGGTTGTCGTCATGCTTGCAGTTGTATCTGCATTATCACTCCTCCCTTCCGTTCTTCTGCTCCTCGGGCAGTCTATAAATAAATGGACACTGATTAAGCAGAAGAGAAATGACAACGGGAAATGGAGGGTATTTGCCGGATTTATCATGAAAAGGCCCGTGGTGCTGGCCCTCCTCGCCCTGATTGTCTTAGTGATCGGCATTTTGCCTGTCCGCTCTATGAATCTGGCCATTCCTGATACGGAGGCATTACCTGCTACATTTGAATCCCGTCAGGCGATGGATACCATTCAGGAGGAGTTTAAGACAGATGAAGGCAGTACGGTTTATGTGATTGCCAAACGGGAGAATGGCTGGAAGACCAAAGAGGGATTGGAGGATTTGAATGAACTCCTTTCCGAATTCAATCAGGAATCAGCTGTGGCGTCAGTGGACTCTATCTTCAAAGCCACCAATATCGAATCTCCGGAAAAATTATTCGGTGCCATTCAGCAGCCGGAATCCAAGGAGAAGACTGATCCTGCACTGAATCGTTTTATCCAGGGAGACAAAGCACTGATTCCAGTTCACTTGTCATTGGATTCATCTTCATCCGCTGCTCAGGAACTGGTGAACGAATGGAGTCAAAAAGAATGGTCACACCTCCTCCAGTTTGGGGGACAGGTGAAATTCAATCAGGAAATCTTTGATGAAATCTATGAAAAAGTAGGATTATGCCTACTCATCATTTTAGGTTCTACCTACCTGATTCTGATGATTGCATTCCGCTCCATCATCATTCCATTGAAGGCCATTTTGATGAATATCATCAGTCTGACATCGACATTCGGAATTTTAGTATGGATTTTCCAGGGAGGTCACTTTGGAATCCCTGAATCGGACATTGCCCTTGTGCTTCCGGTGCTGGTATTCAGCCTCGTGTTTGGCCTTAGCATGGACTATGAGGTATTCCTTATTTCCAGAATCCATGAAATTTATCAAGAAACCGGTGACAACACACGTTCTACCATTGAAGGACTTACTTCAACAAGTAAGATCATCACCTCGGCTGCTCTTATCATGATTGTCATAACGGGGGCTTTCGCTTTTACAGGTGTAATGCCCGTCAAACAGATCGGGGTCGGGATTGCCATCGCCATTTTCATCGATGCAACCATCGTCAGAATGATTCTGGTCCCCTCGTTAATGAAGCTCCTTGGTGACTGGAACTGGTGGATGCCTTTCATGAAGAAGGAAAAACAGATAGTAAAAGCTCATAAAGCTTCTTGA
- the proB gene encoding glutamate 5-kinase, translated as MSQDKKRIVIKIGSSSLTSLHGEMSRRKLERLVDEVVRLKDDGHEVLLVSSGAVAAGYRKLGCLTRPSSLPEKQAAAAIGQGLLIEAYSDLLISNGYVASQILITRSDFSDEDRYNNARNTINVLLERGIIPIVNENDTVTIDRLKFGDNDTLSAKVAALVDADQLIILSDIDGLYDSDPRKNPDAELLESVTEITEDIEDMAGEPGSSVGTGGMRSKIDAFKITMASGIPAFLGKSGHSNIIYDAVQHTAKGTYFESTEDSVNLDSKKQWIAFNSGPEGEITIDADAKDRILERKESLTIDDIYTVKGRFDKGAVVRILDNRNEEIGLGMVNYRSGQLKNPTDIKADEIAVEIDQLVCHVEVPIPVGV; from the coding sequence ATGTCCCAAGATAAGAAACGTATCGTGATTAAGATTGGAAGTAGTTCATTGACAAGCTTACATGGAGAAATGAGCCGCAGGAAGCTTGAGCGACTTGTGGATGAGGTTGTCCGTTTAAAGGATGACGGTCATGAAGTCTTGCTTGTTTCATCAGGAGCAGTTGCTGCAGGTTATCGTAAATTGGGTTGCTTGACACGCCCAAGTTCTTTGCCTGAGAAACAGGCCGCAGCAGCTATTGGTCAAGGGCTATTAATCGAAGCGTATTCTGATCTATTAATTTCAAATGGATATGTGGCTTCTCAAATTCTGATCACTCGTAGTGATTTTTCTGATGAAGATCGATACAATAATGCCAGAAATACGATTAATGTCCTGCTCGAAAGAGGGATTATTCCGATTGTAAATGAAAATGATACCGTAACGATTGACCGTTTGAAGTTTGGAGATAATGACACACTATCCGCTAAAGTCGCAGCACTCGTGGATGCTGATCAACTCATCATCCTATCAGATATAGACGGGCTATATGATTCAGATCCCCGCAAAAATCCAGATGCTGAACTGCTGGAGAGTGTGACTGAAATCACGGAAGATATTGAAGACATGGCGGGAGAGCCGGGTAGCTCAGTCGGTACCGGCGGCATGAGATCAAAGATCGATGCATTCAAGATTACAATGGCATCAGGCATCCCTGCGTTCCTGGGTAAATCAGGACATTCTAACATCATTTATGATGCTGTCCAGCATACGGCTAAAGGAACCTATTTTGAATCGACGGAAGATTCGGTCAATCTCGATTCCAAAAAGCAATGGATTGCGTTCAATTCCGGTCCAGAAGGTGAAATCACCATCGATGCAGATGCGAAAGACCGTATTTTAGAGCGGAAAGAAAGTTTGACGATCGATGATATTTATACTGTGAAAGGCCGTTTTGATAAGGGTGCAGTCGTACGTATCCTGGATAACCGCAACGAGGAAATCGGTCTTGGAATGGTCAACTATCGCTCTGGTCAACTGAAGAACCCTACAGATATAAAAGCAGATGAGATCGCAGTAGAAATTGATCAGCTCGTATGTCATGTAGAAGTTCCCATTCCAGTAGGGGTTTAA
- a CDS encoding LCP family protein, which yields MESRLDRKTKRKKRGRKVILVLLILIFSLIGYAAFQFYSGYKMAGEDQMQDYKFNGVKDENGKVNVLLLGVDSRGEEKSRTDTMMLAQIDPKTNETKLVSFMRDIYAEIPGYKNYKLNTAFYLGGPELLRKTIKQNFDLDIQYYMIVDFKGFEQSVDILAPEGIEMDVEKAMSENIGVSLEPGVQNLNGKELLGYARFRHDENGDFGRVERQQKVIAALKDEALSIGGVTKLPKMAGSIQPYIQTNMSKLDQISIAKDILLSNSSDMDKLTLPVEGSYTNGSYSGVGSVLEIDFEENIQALKDFLSGKTPDDTTNE from the coding sequence ATGGAGTCACGACTAGATCGAAAGACCAAAAGGAAAAAACGTGGTAGAAAAGTGATTTTGGTATTATTAATCCTTATTTTCAGTTTGATCGGTTATGCTGCTTTTCAATTTTACAGTGGTTATAAAATGGCTGGTGAAGACCAGATGCAGGACTATAAATTTAATGGAGTTAAAGATGAAAACGGGAAGGTTAACGTTTTGTTATTGGGAGTCGATAGCAGGGGCGAGGAGAAATCAAGGACAGATACAATGATGCTCGCGCAGATCGATCCAAAAACGAATGAAACCAAACTCGTTTCGTTTATGAGGGATATCTATGCTGAAATCCCTGGATATAAAAACTATAAGCTAAATACCGCTTTTTATTTAGGCGGACCGGAATTGCTTCGAAAGACGATCAAGCAGAACTTTGATCTGGATATTCAATATTATATGATTGTTGATTTTAAAGGTTTTGAACAGTCAGTCGACATCCTTGCACCAGAAGGAATTGAAATGGATGTTGAAAAGGCGATGTCAGAAAACATCGGTGTTTCCCTTGAACCTGGTGTCCAAAACCTGAACGGAAAGGAATTACTCGGCTATGCCAGATTCCGTCATGATGAAAATGGTGACTTCGGAAGGGTTGAAAGACAGCAAAAAGTGATTGCGGCCCTTAAAGATGAAGCCTTATCCATCGGAGGCGTAACAAAGCTTCCGAAAATGGCAGGATCCATTCAGCCCTATATTCAGACGAATATGAGTAAGCTGGATCAAATCTCAATCGCGAAAGATATCCTGCTAAGCAATAGTAGTGACATGGACAAGCTAACCTTGCCAGTAGAAGGTTCATATACGAATGGAAGTTACAGCGGAGTTGGATCTGTGCTCGAAATAGACTTCGAGGAAAATATTCAAGCTTTAAAAGACTTCCTGAGTGGAAAAACCCCGGACGACACTACAAACGAATAA
- a CDS encoding DUF294 nucleotidyltransferase-like domain-containing protein, protein MNQQELLHIIRDHYPFDVLSAEQLDYIISGSTYTTFKKGEFLFHEDETVEELDIYFLVSGLAKNVLHRSSGKQYSLRFYYPGDLIGIMIMLTSGQMTFSVQAIEDCTVFRIQKDRILEIMTKNNDFSKIIFESIGNRMKTLYDEIKVKSATETDDENINLFRTKVHTLMDSPTFIDGNATIIDAAKKMKEQDTYGLVVVDQNKKMLGILTQREILSYLTNPCNAEKVKDWMKEKPFWIRDESFAYEALSYFKHEEVDFVPIIRNDVVVGILTSTSFLNIQDSNYLDLSYKIQKAVSNDELVELATVKSETFQQFIQDLLAQDSFGFDICEVISNYNDRLHRKIIQLSEKEMRQEGYGSAPINYCFIVMGSQGRSEQGFHTDQDNGIILDDYNHLSDLKKVDLYFQAFTEKLNLKLAACGFPECTGGIMAKEQKWKRSYTDWKKAIDEWLHEMDAQEIQNITMFYDFRPIYGDYSIAEEIRNYLTEKSKRSLNMQQLLRKDALRFKLPVGPLGRVNLKPKNHLFNIKKSGLLQIVNMIRIHSVKYGIKEVNTIKRVQALKKLQAFHPRDAENVKTAMHILLSLRTQQNLRELSEGKPLSNDIDVRTLSKEDRQKLKESIQIANRLQQVMEISFNRNRVV, encoded by the coding sequence ATGAACCAGCAGGAATTACTACATATTATTCGAGATCACTATCCATTTGATGTCCTATCAGCGGAACAGCTGGATTATATTATTTCCGGTTCAACATACACAACTTTCAAGAAGGGGGAATTTCTCTTTCATGAAGATGAAACGGTGGAAGAACTGGATATTTACTTCCTTGTCTCCGGACTCGCCAAGAATGTCCTCCATCGTTCCAGTGGAAAGCAATATTCCCTGCGCTTCTATTACCCCGGTGACTTGATTGGCATCATGATCATGCTTACGAGCGGTCAAATGACTTTTTCAGTCCAGGCAATAGAAGATTGTACGGTATTCCGGATTCAGAAAGACCGTATTTTAGAAATCATGACCAAAAACAATGATTTTTCAAAAATCATATTTGAAAGCATCGGCAATCGGATGAAGACCCTATACGATGAAATCAAGGTAAAGTCAGCCACTGAAACCGATGATGAGAACATCAATCTGTTCCGCACAAAAGTCCATACTCTCATGGACAGCCCTACGTTCATCGATGGAAATGCTACCATCATAGACGCAGCCAAAAAGATGAAAGAACAGGACACGTATGGGTTGGTCGTGGTAGATCAGAATAAAAAAATGCTTGGCATCCTTACGCAGCGGGAAATCCTGTCTTATCTAACCAATCCATGTAACGCTGAAAAGGTGAAAGACTGGATGAAGGAAAAGCCTTTTTGGATCAGGGATGAGTCCTTCGCTTATGAAGCCCTCTCCTACTTTAAACATGAAGAAGTGGATTTCGTCCCTATCATTCGCAATGATGTAGTAGTTGGAATTCTAACCAGTACATCATTTCTCAATATTCAGGATTCTAATTATCTGGATCTTTCATATAAAATTCAAAAGGCCGTGTCAAATGATGAACTGGTTGAACTGGCTACGGTGAAGAGCGAGACGTTCCAACAGTTCATTCAAGACCTTCTTGCACAGGATAGCTTTGGATTCGATATTTGTGAAGTGATATCCAACTACAATGATCGGCTCCACCGGAAAATCATTCAATTGAGCGAAAAGGAAATGAGACAGGAAGGTTACGGTTCTGCTCCGATTAATTATTGTTTCATTGTTATGGGCAGTCAGGGACGAAGTGAACAGGGATTCCATACCGACCAGGATAATGGGATCATCCTTGATGATTATAATCATTTGTCTGACCTGAAAAAAGTTGATCTCTATTTTCAGGCCTTCACCGAGAAGCTCAATTTAAAGCTTGCTGCATGTGGTTTCCCTGAATGTACAGGCGGAATCATGGCGAAGGAACAAAAATGGAAGAGATCGTATACGGACTGGAAAAAGGCCATTGATGAGTGGCTCCACGAAATGGATGCACAGGAAATCCAGAACATCACGATGTTCTATGACTTCCGTCCAATTTACGGAGACTACTCCATCGCAGAAGAGATCAGGAATTACCTGACTGAAAAATCGAAACGATCCCTGAATATGCAGCAACTCTTACGAAAAGATGCCCTTCGTTTCAAACTCCCTGTTGGTCCATTGGGCCGGGTAAACTTGAAGCCGAAAAACCATCTATTCAACATCAAAAAGTCAGGACTCTTACAAATCGTCAATATGATCCGGATTCATTCGGTAAAGTATGGGATAAAAGAAGTGAACACCATCAAAAGGGTACAGGCATTGAAAAAGTTACAAGCCTTTCACCCAAGGGATGCCGAAAACGTTAAAACGGCCATGCATATCCTCCTTTCCTTGAGAACGCAACAGAATCTGCGTGAACTTAGTGAGGGAAAGCCTTTAAGTAATGACATCGATGTCCGCACCCTTTCGAAAGAAGATCGCCAAAAATTAAAAGAATCCATCCAGATTGCCAACCGACTGCAGCAAGTGATGGAAATCAGTTTCAATAGGAACCGGGTGGTTTAA
- a CDS encoding ATP-binding protein codes for MVQLRDALSVSINEDFELILASDCSGGIGRKKGDEVQVDPDIVGYFGFRVAVMECLSAGARLMAVQLMNFTGDSVWEGYASGVRMGLKELDMEDIPLTGSSESNFNLNQSALGVTCIGMRRKERHFLPQKDLSYALIGIPLVGKEVLVYRSSIAPLSLFHTCIHHPSIIDILPVGSKGVRHELSLLIGKPLKRGDVDSTQDLDKSSGPATSFIISYNKEEEQNIRKLTGGHFQSLILFDGNN; via the coding sequence ATGGTTCAACTTAGGGATGCCCTGTCGGTTTCCATTAACGAAGATTTTGAACTGATTCTAGCGTCTGATTGCAGTGGAGGAATCGGAAGGAAAAAGGGGGACGAGGTACAGGTTGATCCTGACATTGTAGGATATTTCGGTTTTCGAGTCGCTGTGATGGAATGTTTATCAGCCGGTGCCCGCCTCATGGCAGTTCAATTAATGAACTTCACAGGAGACAGCGTGTGGGAGGGGTATGCCTCGGGAGTGCGGATGGGTTTGAAGGAACTTGATATGGAGGATATTCCCCTAACGGGAAGTTCAGAATCCAATTTCAATCTAAACCAGTCTGCACTCGGTGTAACCTGTATTGGTATGAGAAGGAAGGAGCGGCACTTTCTTCCGCAAAAAGATCTTTCATATGCTCTTATCGGCATTCCTTTAGTAGGGAAAGAAGTATTAGTATATAGATCATCCATAGCCCCATTGAGTCTGTTTCATACGTGCATTCACCATCCTTCCATAATCGATATTTTACCTGTAGGTTCAAAAGGTGTGCGTCATGAACTGTCTCTGCTTATTGGGAAACCGTTGAAAAGGGGAGATGTAGACTCCACGCAAGACTTGGATAAATCAAGCGGGCCCGCCACTTCATTTATCATTTCCTACAATAAGGAAGAAGAACAGAATATAAGGAAACTTACCGGTGGTCATTTTCAATCCTTGATCTTATTTGACGGTAACAACTAA
- a CDS encoding PolC-type DNA polymerase III, with product MDNIGINVGYRILKYYLWQRFIFRHQVKREKEKLSYHKLSRGLKQFEEEKPTLQKKHLFHCTFTIFDLETTGFFPEVGDEIISIGAVKLKEGKVQRDETFYQVIDPLQTVSRETKRFTGLRRKDFLNGVTLPIGLERFLEFSKGTILVAHPASFDINFLQKRINKWELPSFDPEFVDSFSLANSLLGRDDCYLDVLIKKFDIQDRTRHHALNDAIMTAEIFERLLTLCYQQEVHTIRGLHEFLLQDSG from the coding sequence ATGGATAATATAGGTATTAATGTAGGCTACCGGATACTGAAGTATTATTTATGGCAGCGATTCATCTTCCGCCATCAAGTGAAGCGGGAAAAAGAAAAGCTTTCCTATCATAAACTTTCCCGTGGCCTTAAACAATTTGAAGAAGAAAAACCGACTCTTCAAAAAAAGCATCTCTTCCATTGTACCTTTACGATTTTCGACCTTGAAACCACTGGTTTTTTTCCTGAAGTGGGAGATGAAATCATTTCGATAGGAGCTGTAAAGCTGAAAGAAGGAAAAGTTCAAAGGGACGAGACATTCTATCAGGTGATCGACCCTCTTCAAACGGTGTCCAGGGAAACGAAGAGGTTTACGGGACTAAGACGTAAAGATTTTTTAAATGGTGTGACGCTGCCTATAGGGTTGGAACGTTTTTTGGAGTTCAGTAAAGGGACGATTCTGGTGGCACATCCCGCGAGCTTCGACATTAACTTTCTCCAAAAAAGGATAAATAAGTGGGAGCTGCCTTCTTTCGATCCAGAATTTGTCGATTCCTTTTCATTGGCTAATAGCTTACTTGGCAGGGATGACTGCTATTTGGATGTTCTTATAAAGAAATTCGATATTCAAGACAGGACCCGCCACCATGCTTTAAATGATGCGATCATGACGGCCGAGATTTTCGAACGACTTTTGACATTATGTTATCAACAAGAAGTTCATACGATCCGTGGATTGCATGAATTCCTGCTTCAGGATTCAGGCTGA